Genomic DNA from Cloeon dipterum chromosome 3, ieCloDipt1.1, whole genome shotgun sequence:
AGGTCGAAAAAGACCATCAGAAATTGAACCCTGgtgtcagggtagccctcggGAATTAGATTTCCAAGTGTAGCTACTTTGACGACGCCTGACGGCCTCTGTGATGGTTTGATTTTCAAGATCGGAACGGATATGTTGCAGAAATTGTGAAACTCGACCCTTTGGAACCAGATTTTGGtcacaaatataaaataaaataattttatctacCTGTTTCACAAACGTTTGGGATCTTTTCAATTATTCTATCATTTTTTGTACTGTAGAGGGAGCTAgatttgtatttataaataaaaactattgaAAGAGAAGCccatgtaaataatttatatatcagtttcttttgttttcaaaaattaattttttcaatatttgaacttgaaaaggtattttgaataaaaactagATTCAGGGAAGAAAAAAGACACAGTTTGCATTGAAAATCTTTAATGATTTCATGTAATGCgcgcattaaaaattagaaaatcacAATCATTCTCTTAAATCTAGAAATCCTAAGTACACAACGATTTCTTCTAAGTAATATCACACTCTTTTTCATTCAACCAATAAATAAACTGCATCAAAGGTATAAATTAGAGCACTCTGTCCGTGTACACGCGCGTGCAATTCCATTGCACCTGGATGGCCCTCCTTAGAACGCATATActtgaacaaacaaataaattatttcggtTGTCCGCTTGGAAAAGCCATAGTCAACAATTTGTATggcatttgcattttcttctcGAATTCGTATGAATCGTCATCCGGGCCCACCCACAACCTAGCtgatcaacaaaattttcttgttctAAACCATTGAACTTGGAATTTCCACTCTTGACCTTGCTGTCAATTTCAGCAAGAGCACACTGTCTTTTCGTAATGGAAATTGCCAAGACTAGAACAACACTTTGCTTTTCCTCGCTTGAATCGTCACTCTGGTTGGCCTCGCTTACAATTAGAACTGCAGAATCTGGCTGATCCAGTCCTTGAAGTGAGATATTCTGGTGTAGACGCCGGGCTGGTTGGGTTCCGCGCACCCGATGCCCCACGAGATCACTCCCGCCAGGGTCCACCGCTTGTCCTCTCGCTGGATCACCATCGGGCCGCCCGAGTCACCCTGCAAATCAAATTCCTCTTTTAGCAAACACACACTCAACTATTTAAtgacatcaatttttttgtgaaaatttgacaaaatataaaattaaactgttaatTCTCAGTCCTGAttagatttcaaatttattttcctgatatttttactcaCCTCGCAAGAGTCAAAACCTCCCTTCTTCCAGCCGgcgcaaatgaaaatatttggaatgtgCTCGATGTAGCCGGCAGATCTGTACATGGTTTCGCACACTGCGTTTTCTAGCACGGGAACTGACACTTCCTGCATTACGCTGGGCAGGGGACCATCTGGAAAAATAGTCATTGTTAGGTttgtgaattcaaattttatttaaataaataaacattttattaatttgttttcagctgaatttttaaatcaagaaacAACGGTTAACTTCGGCAAAATTTggatggtttaaaaattatcttattatccatttcatttcaaactttattaCATTTCTAAAAATCGCTAATTAAGAAAACGAttacttattaaaaataaactaaatgaTCAAGCATGTGATAAGCTGTGCAGAGGgtctaaacaaattaaataaaataaaaaattgtaaataataaaaaatttaaaaatattttacggacgtttttatgaaattcttGTCAGTAGTTCTCGATTTGACTGTACTTGCAACAACTGAGTGCGGTCAATCATTTTCAGCATTTCAAAATGCTCTTCAGATTGCTGCAACGTGAcccggattttattttgctgttgaCCAGAATACGAACGTGCGAGataatttcccttttaacattacattcaaaatttcattcatgtGATTACATGAATGTACTgacaaattgtgagaataaacagctatgtataataaaaaaaaaaaactttaaatttgtaatttacaattttgatttttttaaaggagaaTCTCTGAGAATCGATCATTACTATACCAggatacaaaaaatgcaattattacCAAGGTCAAATAGTTCAAAGAAAATGAGCTCATGTgtcattttatgcaaaatattatgaaatttttgtgatgCTTGTTCAGAGACGagtgatttgcattttccctgttttgatttaaattattattgacgAATTTTATCACGTCTTAGCAGCAGAAAATAACGTTCAGTTCAAAGGCAATGTCAAGCAACAATAGTCATGAGATAAAAATAGGAGTGATGCCAGAATAAATACCTTCATAAAGTCTGCCCCATCCAGTGACGAAAGCCGTCTCTCCGATGTAGGTTTTGTCGTCAGTGGGGATGCAGATGGGTATCACATTTGGCTGGAAGGTGACTGGCTCGTAGAACCTGAGCAGGGCCAAGTCGTACTCGAAGGTGCGCGAGTCGAATTGCGGGTGACTGGCCACGATCTGCACCCTGCGGTCGAGGTGCGGATGCGCCTCTTTTTCTGTGCTCAGATCGTGTTCTCCGAGCCGCAACAACAGATCTGACGGAGGCACGCTGCAAACATTaaattcttattattttaacaaccgtaattgaagagaaaatggCTCACTTTTCAACGCAATGAGCGGCAGTGATGGCCCAGTTTTCGTTGAGCAGCGCCGCGCCGCACTTGTGCAGATAAGTCGAGGTCCTCCACTGACGCAGCGAGATCTGCGAAACAAGACAATTATTACAGCAATAAATACACCTGAATGGCGTCTTATCACTCACCTGCCAAGGCCACTTGGCGAAGGTAGACCGAGTTCCACCCACGatcctggcgtcagggtagagCCTCCTTCCGCAAACTGCCGTGAGATTCGCGCATTAATTATCTTGTCGTTAGAATTcgaatgatttaattttaattgcacacTTTACGACTAAGATAGACAGAGAAAACAATGCTCACGCCAACCGAAGAAACCAGAAGTGCGTGAAAAAACACTATCGTGCTGCATTAGAGATATTATTAATATCTTTTCCTCCTTgattagcaaattttattccatgaAAATAGCTCCCGCACTCACCCTGTTTGTAGTCGGACATGTTGAGGGGCGCATCTGTGACCTCGGGCGCAAAAGTGGTTGGCGCCAGGGTAGACGGCTTCGGAGGGAAGGTGGGAGGGGTGGGTCTGCTGACGCTCGGAGGAATTTCCTCGGTGAACAAGCTGCCGTCAGGGTAGGTCGGCGTGGGCTTGGTGGCCACCGATGCTGGTGACGTCGTGGAAAGAGCGACCTGCACCCAGTTATCAtctgcaagaaaaattccGATCGTTCAATGCGCGTATTACGGTAAACGAGGCCCTGAGCTAAGCAGCACACACACCTGGCGCCCCgcgagaatatttttttagtcaaGAGCTGGCGTGACTTTCAATTTGAGCAGGGAAAGGAAAATATCatgaattttcagatttatcgCGCGTCCTCTAATTTATCTCCGAACATTAAAATGGCATTAAAGACCGCCTTTCAAGGAATACGAAATCGAGATGATAACAGTTGTTGAAAGGAgcctgttaatttttgtttaactgcCAGTcgcagaatttaaaaaaagtcgcCGAGATTTGGCAATGCGACGCGCGCGTTTAACGGAAGATtgggtttaattaaaaggccCGGCCGCGTGGCTCAAATCGATTATCAGAGAGCTGTGTGCTCGATGGCAATGCAGTCCATAGACCCCCGCTTaattgtgagtgtgtgtgtgtgtgtgtgtgtgcgtgtgtgacAACAATAGGTTTTTAAACGTGTACATAATATAGTAGAGAAGGCCAATGATATGCAACCCAACACCAGGCCGTCCGTCCTCACAACCGGTCTGCTcttaataaacacacacacacacacacacacacacacacacacacacacacacacactcactcacacactcgCATGGGCAACTGTTCTCCAAAGTAACACCTTGCACCGTTATAGCGCGCACGACGAGGAATATAACGCACGCCTCACTCTCGTCAGCACTTGCCAATTCCGGTGAATTGGAGCCAATTTTTGCTGAACGCTCGTTTGCATTTCATCGATATTATCGCGAAAACTCGTTACGCAATCGTGATACAAGAGCgggcattttttttcatccaaACAAGTGCTGGCGAAAGAAGCCAAAATCAGGGCcaagattattatttgctgaaGAGGCTCCCTTTGGTTAATAGATATGACGCAAGATAACTGTAACGAGAGAGGCGCAAGAGGAAATGATGTGTGCTTTGTTGGGGGCCGTGAAAACGACCGACCGGTCCACCGAGAAATATTAGAATTCACGCTCGTCTATTAAACAAGTCAAAGTCATCAGTCTGCGTTTTTTTACTCACCGGTAACGTTGGCTGGCTTCGCAGTTGTCACCACAGGCTTGGCGGTCGAGGTCAGCGCCGGTTTCGTCGGCGACGTCGGCTTCTGGGTGGACGCGGGCTTGGGGAAGGTCGGCGGCGTGGGCTTGGCCGAGGGGGTCGGCTTGCCCGTCGACGTGGGGAAGGTCGGCGGGGTGGGTTTGCTGCTGGCTGCCGGCTTCTGGGTGCCGGACACCGCGTTCGTCTCCTCCTCCACGGCCTCCACGGAGGGCTTTGAAGAGACGGACGCCGCGGTGGACACTTCGTTGCTGACCGTCGTAGAGGGGGTTGGTTTTGGCTTCTGCGTGGTAGTCGAGGACGCCGGTTTGGCCGGCGGTTTGGTGGCGGCGGTGGTTGGTTTCGTTGGCGCTGGCTTCGCTGGCGTTGTGGACGAAGGCTTTGAAGGGGTTGTCGGGGGTTTCGATGCCGTTGTAGAGGGTTTGGAGGCCGTCGTAGGTTTGGAGGCCGTCGTAGGTTTGGAGGCCGTCGTAGGTTTGGAGGCCGTCGTCGAGGGCTTGGATGCCGTCGTTGAGGGTTTGGAGACCGTCGTAGGCTTGGGGGTGGTCGGTTTGGTCGAGACTGGTTTTGTTGAGCTCGGTTTGGAGCCGGTGGTGGCGGGCTTGGCGGTTGAGGGGTAGGTCGGGGGCGGTATCGTCACCGGTTTGGCAGGTTTGGTGGTGTTGCTCGGCTTGGCGGTCAAGGTCGCGTTCGCCGGCTTCCTCGGCGGCGAGAATGTGGTCGGCTTCGTCGCGGCATTCGTCGGCTTGCTGGCCGCAGTGGTCGGTTTGGCCGTCGTGGTCGAGGGTTTCCTGGTCGTGGTCGTCGGCTTGACCGTGGACGCTTTGGTGGGTGCCGGCGCTGCGGTGGTGCTGGTCTCGACCACGTTGGCTGCCGTCACTGGCTTCTTGACGACCTGAGTGAGGTCATTCGTGTCACCGCCACCGAGGTCAACTTCGTGCTGAAGTTCGGGTAGTTTGCAGCAACTGCCGTAGTAAAAGCGGTCCACGCAAACACCCAAATGCGTGccattcatttttatgcaGGAAAGCGCGAACATGCATGTACCCTTCTCCTGAGTCTTGCGCGAAACGCACTCCAGGTTGCGAATGTTTCTCGCGAAGTTACCTGGAAGAAAGAAAACAAGAGTCAAAACCAGTGAAAGGATAGTATTCAAGatgcctgaaaattaaaaaaatgtatccgGAAAACCACTTCtaaactcattgtcagcacgATAAAAGAAACAGTTTGATTAAACACTGCCGCGGCTTGGTTGGATTTCAGCCTGCGGTTAGAGGAATGTTATACAAGTCTAGTGGTCATTGATCTAGGATTAAATGTGTAGCGCGGAGAAAAGGGAAACGACTTAATTGCTGGCGGGGTAATTTGATACCATTATAGCGGGACGCACGCAATCAATTGACtcggattaaaaaaaagttcgGCTAGACGCAGCTTCTCAGTCAAGAGTGTTTAATGAATCATAAAGTATACAGTAAAAACGCACTTATTATCCATTCATTCGCAGCTGGACGCAGAGTTTTCAAACGTGTAGATATGTACCGTAATACGCGTGAGAAACGTTATTTCTGAAGCGATTAACAGTGAACGGCTAGTAAGCAGGCGCTTttcgtttttatatttattgaaaatccgcTAATTTCTGCAACTGATGCCGAGAACCATCCATCAATAACGGCACTAGGAAGTATTTTTCAACCAGCAACTCCTTTGAGGGTTGTCGTGTCCGAGTAAAAGTTTTCCGGTGAAAGCAAGCGAGGAAATTCCAGCGACAAAGAGATGAGTGACCTGCGAGTGAGTCAGTGGCGTCAGTATGCCACTAGGTTAAAGTGGGTGTTGCGAGTAGCGACCTCGCCCTAGACCGTCGGAGAAACTCGGGTACAGGGCCGCCCGCCTCTGCACCGGCAGATCGGCAAAAGGTGCAACCAGAAAGAAAAGTGAGGCGATTATCGCACAACCTACGCCACTCTGAAAACGTCTcgccaaaatttacaacttaTTCCGGACCTGATgagtggtgtgtgtgtgtttattataTTAGAAAGTTGGCAATCCGCTTTTGCCATAAGAGGGTGCGCTACTGTTCGTATAGGGTCATTCACAGTGCGTTTGTTTCGGAGTGAATAGTGTGAGAAGTTTCCCTTTCCTTGGGTCCGGTtcactttctttcttctctgaATCATTCCTCTCCCATGACTTCTTGCATTATGCACCACACTTTTATTAATAGGAGGTGCGATCCTGAGAAAAATTCCCCAACGGCGGCGAGGTTAGATGGAGATCAACATCCTTTGCAATTCTTCCGCGCAGCAGAAAGTTCAATGAATCGTTTGCGAAAATTTCTTAGAACAAGTTAAATTTATCTTCCGATCGGTCAAAATCCGcgtttaaattgctttttcatgCACAATTAACCGGAGCCGCGCCAAATTTTCTGCTAAACGAACTGACGCCCGGCGTGTTTGCTTCGTTTAATGAAACAATCACAGCAATTTTCTGCTTCTCGGCTGACGAGTTAAATTGCTGTGACATTGCAGGTCCCGTTCGATTTTCAGATCAATTCCCGTGACTTCTTTTATCGAATCACTCTCATTAAAGAATCATTTCTAATTGCTGGGCTCACGCGGCGTGTGCTATAAGAACAGGGAAACCGTTTTGTAAGTTTGAGATGAGTGTGGCCCATCACTCTCACGGGCTTCAGCCGATAATCCGTTAGCCTTTTGCAGTTAACTTTTGGGCATCATTCTCACGGACTCGCTGCTTTCCACGCACTCGCAGCTGGTCACATTTCATTTCACACCCACTCTGTCCGCCGCTCCAATGGGAAATGAAAGCAGGCATATATTCGCATTGACGGACGAATTGCCTCTGGTCATTTTGTAGCAGTACTTCTCACTATACTCTCCCCAAACTGACTCATTTCTTCGGCATCGCCGCGCGGGTACCGTAAAActtttgtttctaaaaattccaatgcGAGCAGTCACGCAAGAATTTTATCGAATTTGTTGCAGATACGacattttcataataaaactATACGACGTTTCTTGGCGTGTAATACCTgttcagaaataataaaacgtattatgatAAAATCTATTTCTTATGATTAAGACAGGCGAGGCTTAACATAAACTGCGTGAGGACACACAGATTAGAGAAAATGTCATCAACCTCTGGCCAAAATCGCTATGACGAATCCGTAAAACAACACTATAATTGAGTTCAGGCACAGCTAAATCCTAATCGTTGAGTAGCTCTCACGgaagtttgtaaaaaaaagtAAAGCAAAAAGCGGAAAAGGAATTGCTCCCACGATTTACACCGCGATTGTCATTTTAGTTCGCAAACATGACAGATGAGCATATCATTCAACCGGTTCTtgcgtatttttctttttctttttttcaacaaaaaccaGGGGAATTCTTCTCTGTACTTTAGTTGCTGTGCAACAAAACTTCATGACTTTGCAAGTCGAagcttttgtaaatatttggatttttgtcCGTGTGCTCCGTGCACCATCCAATAAATCCCAAGGTTTCGAaaggataattttttcacgtttctTTATTATATCACGATTGATCCCtgcgaatttatttaattttagattccATACCCAGCATAGTTATCATCTTTGAAATGACGACCTAGAACGTtgttagcaatttttttttattctaaaactGCGGATCATAGAGGAATGCGCCTACCAAAAATATCGGATTAATCACTCTTGGTCGGACGGATATGGCGTGCGGTGCAGTAACGCGGCGTGGCCGGCGGTCGGGATTTGGCGTCCGGCGTCTCGACTCGAGCCACAAAGTTGCACGTGAACTGCAGGTAATTGCGTTGGTCGGCAGCACGCGGTGATGGTAAGTGTatagttaataattattgtcgtCGGTTTGTTCTCGTCACACAGGCCGCGGCAGCCTGAGCAGTTCAAGGCCAAAGTTTTAGAGCAGAAAGGCTTGCGTTTGCCTGGCATCCACGACTTCTGTATACATGAGGTAACGGGATTGTCTTACCCGCGAGAGCCGCGCAGCCAGATGCCTCCTCTTCCTACACACTTCATATATATTAATACAGAAAACGCGCCCTTTCTACCTGCTCGTGATCCAAACTACGTATTTCTcgtcataattattttaatttcatgttgTTCGGTCTCTGGTTCAAATGTCGGCAGACTGTTTTCCTCCTCTTTTTGTGATAATGGAGCGATAAAAGCCACTCAGTTGCATTTATCTCCGGTGTTGATGCCTATATTCCGACTTCCTCGAATTTtattgtgtgtattttttttataaatcactGCTGCCGAAACTTTATTGCCCTCCTCACTATAACCTTTTCTTTGTTCGAGTTCAGAGGGTCTCTCGTTGCGTAGTTCGTGGAATTACGCCTGCCTCGAGTATTAATTATAAAGTAAAGCACTCTTTAAAAAAGTCAGATTTGCTTTCCGTCAAGAGATAATGAATGCCTGCTGCTAACAATAGATGCGCACCGCACTTTACGTCATCAAACCACAACTGAAATGTGACCCATTTTCGCTTTGGTTTACCCCAGCGTAGACAAAAACTTCCCATCTCCGATTGGAAAACAAATGAGGCGTGcagcaaagaagaaaaagttTCCATTTCATTGTTTGGTAATTACGCTATGGGATTTGTAGAGCATAAAGAAAACAATTCGGGTGGTGTTTTCTTGTAAATATTCATTAACAATCGCGGTTAGAGTGTTTGCATGGAGGAAAGAGAGAATCGCTGGCGGTTTAATTGTGACGAGAGGCTCGTTGTCTCAGTGACCCAGAAATGAAGACGACGTCGCGcgcattatttcaatttgtataaAAGGAACGTGTGCCAAGCGAAGGCGTGTATGTGAGACGCATGCAGATCGATCGCGAGCCAGCAGCCAACTCTTCCTGCTCTTTACACCTACAGACCTACATCCTATTTGTTGTCGTTTTGTTATCAATTCTCCGCGAGCTGCTGCTCTCATCGCCGCGCGGGCCACTGACAACTTTACACAAATCACAGCGCGGTTTCGCGATTGTCTCCGCCGTACGTGTGGCCTTTCTAATTCTAATCATCTGGGTcgactttatttaaaaaaatcttaatgagaccaaacaaaatattttaaattaaatgaaacactCTAGAAGATATCTGCAGGACACCAATTAACATGAAACtaatcttttgttttttgcagaatatcttaaaaaattcagcgatttttttgctaaatttcctTCCTGGTGAAATAAACccttataattttcaataaggaaacagtgctcgccgcttgattagcatgaaaACTTTTCCCTATTCATACGGAATATGTATTTTACTGATCcctttaattgcaaaatttccgCATTGGTCCCGTAAACTACTAAATAATCATCTCGTGCTTGTCATTTGCGATTGTGACCCTTATGTGCTAATTATTCAGCGAATATAAGCCGGTGCGTTCACACCCGTGTCAAAATTGGGATGTGTGTCTGATTCTCTAGGCGCCAAGTGAGTGCAAATAGTCGCGGGCGGGTTCACCGCACTTGGCGACTCGTATGAATCAGTGTGGCGGCTCATCGCGAGTGAAATTAATGCGGGTCACGCTTCCCGCACTCATTTCGTTCCATTTTTGACCAgtcagaaaataattgcaagtAAAAAGCCAAGACAAGTGCAATTCCGATCTGGCGTAAAAAGTGGTTTTCCGGAAACGCTCGGAGTGTAATTATAGTTGAAGAGTAAAATAAGATGTGCACTCACCTGGCGCCAAGGCAGGATGCGAGGGTCCGAGGGGTGAGCCGGTGGTGGTGGCCGCCAGCAGCAGGACAATCGTGCAGACGAGCAGGAGGCTTCCGCGGCCCTGGCGCGCCTCCGACATGGTGCGGTCTGCAAGCAGAGCGGACGGAGGTTTTGACTCGTCCATCGTGAAGAAGCGACTGCTTGAACCCGGTACCTGCGGCTCTGGCTGTGCACACGCGGCTCTCGGCCGGCCTGACATGAGTGGAAGCGAAGGAAGGAGGAGGAGGGGGGGGGACAGCCTGGCGGCTTTTCGCTGTACCTTACCTTCCAGGGGCTGCGTTTAGTTGTTTTATTATGTGTTTGCACAGACTCTTTTTTGGCAGCaaggttaagacgagttttGCGCTTCTCGTTTTTTTTGGGGGGGAATTATTCGGCATCCTTTGTGATAAGCCAAGAAGTTCTTACTTTATAATAGCACCTGTCTCGCGATTCTTTAGCAGAGATAAATCTGCGTAAGGGAAGAACACAGCACATGAGGTTCAATTCCATATAGACATCAAGGATTTGTGGCGGTCATTTAAATTGCAGCTTTGCCCTTCAAAAGAGGCACCTTACAATTAAGAAACGGTAAAGTTGTAGTTTATCACGATGCAGTTACCTGATCTTTTGGATC
This window encodes:
- the Np gene encoding serine proteinase stubble isoform X3, whose protein sequence is MSEARQGRGSLLLVCTIVLLLAATTTGSPLGPSHPALAPGNFARNIRNLECVSRKTQEKGTCMFALSCIKMNGTHLGVCVDRFYYGSCCKLPELQHEVDLGGGDTNDLTQVVKKPVTAANVVETSTTAAPAPTKASTVKPTTTTRKPSTTTAKPTTAASKPTNAATKPTTFSPPRKPANATLTAKPSNTTKPAKPVTIPPPTYPSTAKPATTGSKPSSTKPVSTKPTTPKPTTVSKPSTTASKPSTTASKPTTASKPTTASKPTTASKPSTTASKPPTTPSKPSSTTPAKPAPTKPTTAATKPPAKPASSTTTQKPKPTPSTTVSNEVSTAASVSSKPSVEAVEEETNAVSGTQKPAASSKPTPPTFPTSTGKPTPSAKPTPPTFPKPASTQKPTSPTKPALTSTAKPVVTTAKPANVTDDNWVQVALSTTSPASVATKPTPTYPDGSLFTEEIPPSVSRPTPPTFPPKPSTLAPTTFAPEVTDAPLNMSDYKQVCGRRLYPDARIVGGTRSTFAKWPWQISLRQWRTSTYLHKCGAALLNENWAITAAHCVENVPPSDLLLRLGEHDLSTEKEAHPHLDRRVQIVASHPQFDSRTFEYDLALLRFYEPVTFQPNVIPICIPTDDKTYIGETAFVTGWGRLYEDGPLPSVMQEVSVPVLENAVCETMYRSAGYIEHIPNIFICAGWKKGGFDSCEGDSGGPMVIQREDKRWTLAGVISWGIGCAEPNQPGVYTRISHFKDWISQILQF
- the Np gene encoding serine proteinase stubble isoform X2, encoding MDESKPPSALLADRTMSEARQGRGSLLLVCTIVLLLAATTTGSPLGPSHPALAPGNFARNIRNLECVSRKTQEKGTCMFALSCIKMNGTHLGVCVDRFYYGSCCKLPELQHEVDLGGGDTNDLTQVVKKPVTAANVVETSTTAAPAPTKASTVKPTTTTRKPSTTTAKPTTAASKPTNAATKPTTFSPPRKPANATLTAKPSNTTKPAKPVTIPPPTYPSTAKPATTGSKPSSTKPVSTKPTTPKPTTVSKPSTTASKPSTTASKPTTASKPSTTASKPPTTPSKPSSTTPAKPAPTKPTTAATKPPAKPASSTTTQKPKPTPSTTVSNEVSTAASVSSKPSVEAVEEETNAVSGTQKPAASSKPTPPTFPTSTGKPTPSAKPTPPTFPKPASTQKPTSPTKPALTSTAKPVVTTAKPANVTDDNWVQVALSTTSPASVATKPTPTYPDGSLFTEEIPPSVSRPTPPTFPPKPSTLAPTTFAPEVTDAPLNMSDYKQVCGRRLYPDARIVGGTRSTFAKWPWQISLRQWRTSTYLHKCGAALLNENWAITAAHCVENVPPSDLLLRLGEHDLSTEKEAHPHLDRRVQIVASHPQFDSRTFEYDLALLRFYEPVTFQPNVIPICIPTDDKTYIGETAFVTGWGRLYEDGPLPSVMQEVSVPVLENAVCETMYRSAGYIEHIPNIFICAGWKKGGFDSCEGDSGGPMVIQREDKRWTLAGVISWGIGCAEPNQPGVYTRISHFKDWISQILQF
- the Np gene encoding serine proteinase stubble isoform X1, whose product is MDESKPPSALLADRTMSEARQGRGSLLLVCTIVLLLAATTTGSPLGPSHPALAPGNFARNIRNLECVSRKTQEKGTCMFALSCIKMNGTHLGVCVDRFYYGSCCKLPELQHEVDLGGGDTNDLTQVVKKPVTAANVVETSTTAAPAPTKASTVKPTTTTRKPSTTTAKPTTAASKPTNAATKPTTFSPPRKPANATLTAKPSNTTKPAKPVTIPPPTYPSTAKPATTGSKPSSTKPVSTKPTTPKPTTVSKPSTTASKPSTTASKPTTASKPTTASKPTTASKPSTTASKPPTTPSKPSSTTPAKPAPTKPTTAATKPPAKPASSTTTQKPKPTPSTTVSNEVSTAASVSSKPSVEAVEEETNAVSGTQKPAASSKPTPPTFPTSTGKPTPSAKPTPPTFPKPASTQKPTSPTKPALTSTAKPVVTTAKPANVTDDNWVQVALSTTSPASVATKPTPTYPDGSLFTEEIPPSVSRPTPPTFPPKPSTLAPTTFAPEVTDAPLNMSDYKQVCGRRLYPDARIVGGTRSTFAKWPWQISLRQWRTSTYLHKCGAALLNENWAITAAHCVENVPPSDLLLRLGEHDLSTEKEAHPHLDRRVQIVASHPQFDSRTFEYDLALLRFYEPVTFQPNVIPICIPTDDKTYIGETAFVTGWGRLYEDGPLPSVMQEVSVPVLENAVCETMYRSAGYIEHIPNIFICAGWKKGGFDSCEGDSGGPMVIQREDKRWTLAGVISWGIGCAEPNQPGVYTRISHFKDWISQILQF